A DNA window from Microcystis aeruginosa NIES-843 contains the following coding sequences:
- a CDS encoding glycosyltransferase produces the protein MKINWFSPLPPAKTDIANYTVRVLPSLIKNCQLELWTNQTIYDRELNNYVQVNSYHRDNIMWSKINQADINIYHIGNNPDFHEDIWRISCQCPGIVVLHDLKLQDFFSEIARINNDRDSYLNQMFYYYGLEGKIATEMWWNQKITMQFMADNYPLTPLALKNAVGVITHTQESYCQLQKEQELLTAYIPLPYPSFGCSSNQENQREKGCYQLIIFGHIGKNRCVDMILDSLASFPQKQAFRLDIYGEVWDSNYLLQKINSLNLNNLVTLHGFVTEAKLETALANADLAINLRYPTMGEASGSQLRIWSHGLPSLVTKIGWYSELPENTVGYVTVGNEIADLHQHFSQFLHDPQFYQTIGKNGQIWLENNHSPESYAKALVDFAREACQQRYRYAANYFIEKVGKEISYWNDDKISDLELKSLAETIHFLTS, from the coding sequence ATGAAAATTAATTGGTTTTCTCCTTTGCCTCCTGCTAAAACTGATATTGCCAATTACACGGTTCGAGTCCTACCTAGTTTAATCAAAAATTGTCAACTAGAACTGTGGACTAATCAAACGATTTACGATCGAGAACTAAACAACTATGTCCAAGTTAATTCTTACCATAGAGATAACATAATGTGGTCAAAAATTAACCAAGCAGACATAAATATTTATCATATTGGTAATAACCCAGATTTTCATGAGGATATCTGGCGAATTAGTTGTCAATGCCCCGGTATAGTCGTCCTTCATGATTTAAAGCTGCAGGATTTTTTTAGTGAAATTGCTAGAATCAATAATGATCGAGATAGCTATCTTAATCAAATGTTCTATTACTATGGGCTGGAGGGAAAAATAGCCACAGAAATGTGGTGGAATCAGAAAATTACTATGCAATTTATGGCTGATAATTATCCCCTAACTCCTTTAGCGTTAAAAAATGCTGTGGGTGTGATTACCCATACCCAGGAAAGTTATTGTCAACTGCAAAAAGAACAAGAGCTTTTAACTGCCTATATTCCCCTTCCCTATCCTAGTTTCGGTTGCTCATCAAATCAAGAAAATCAGAGAGAAAAGGGTTGTTATCAATTAATTATTTTTGGTCACATTGGTAAAAATAGATGTGTGGATATGATTCTGGACTCTCTGGCCAGTTTTCCCCAAAAACAAGCTTTTCGCTTAGACATCTATGGAGAAGTATGGGATAGTAATTATCTCCTTCAAAAAATTAATAGCTTAAATTTAAATAATTTAGTAACCTTGCATGGTTTTGTCACGGAAGCCAAATTAGAAACCGCCTTAGCTAACGCAGATTTAGCAATCAATTTACGTTATCCCACTATGGGGGAAGCTTCCGGTAGTCAGCTGCGGATTTGGAGCCATGGTTTGCCAAGTTTAGTGACTAAAATAGGTTGGTATAGTGAGTTGCCGGAAAATACCGTAGGTTATGTGACTGTTGGCAACGAAATCGCCGATTTACACCAACATTTCTCTCAATTTCTTCACGATCCGCAATTCTATCAGACTATTGGGAAAAATGGTCAAATTTGGCTAGAAAATAATCACTCTCCCGAATCATACGCCAAAGCTCTGGTGGATTTCGCTCGGGAAGCCTGTCAACAAAGATATCGTTATGCAGCCAATTATTTTATCGAAAAAGTAGGCAAAGAAATTAGTTATTGGAATGATGACAAAATCTCGGATTTAGAGCTAAAGTCCCTAGCGGAAACCATTCATTTTCTAACCAGCTAA
- a CDS encoding PhzF family phenazine biosynthesis protein: MPIYSYYTADVFSERIFGGNPLAVFPEASGLTHTQMQKIAAEFNFSETVFVFPPETDQGSKKVRIFTPSIELPFAGHPTVGTAYILALIGAIPPHQETTIYLEEGVGLVQVKILMDGEKPVYSELKVAQLPELVADNYALDDLAAILSLSVADFLPGYPPRAFSCGLPFLFIPVRNRDILGKIKLNLSLWSSLLGQSPANSLFVCCFEPESPQSRLYGRMFAPGLGVMEDPATGSAVAALAGYLGGLESSREGMNQWTIIQGVEMGRPSNIQLKFQKNNRSITEVSVGGASVLVCQGKMIIPDGEAL; this comes from the coding sequence GTGCCTATCTATTCCTACTATACCGCCGATGTTTTTAGCGAGCGCATTTTTGGCGGTAATCCCCTGGCGGTTTTTCCGGAAGCGTCTGGATTAACCCACACCCAGATGCAAAAAATCGCCGCCGAATTTAACTTCTCAGAGACAGTCTTCGTTTTTCCGCCAGAAACAGACCAAGGCAGCAAAAAAGTCCGTATTTTCACCCCCAGTATCGAATTACCCTTTGCAGGGCATCCTACCGTCGGCACGGCCTATATTTTAGCCCTAATCGGTGCTATTCCCCCCCACCAAGAAACCACGATTTATCTGGAGGAAGGAGTCGGTTTAGTACAGGTAAAAATTCTCATGGACGGGGAAAAACCGGTCTATAGTGAGTTAAAAGTGGCACAATTGCCAGAATTAGTGGCGGATAATTATGCTCTCGATGATTTAGCGGCGATTCTTTCCCTAAGCGTTGCCGATTTCTTACCCGGTTATCCCCCTCGCGCCTTTTCCTGTGGCCTTCCTTTTTTATTCATCCCCGTTAGAAACCGCGATATTTTAGGGAAAATAAAACTAAATCTAAGTCTCTGGTCATCATTATTGGGACAATCCCCCGCTAATTCCCTTTTTGTCTGCTGTTTTGAACCAGAATCACCCCAATCTCGTCTCTATGGCCGAATGTTTGCCCCCGGTTTAGGAGTTATGGAAGATCCCGCCACCGGTTCGGCTGTGGCCGCTTTAGCGGGCTATCTAGGGGGGTTAGAATCTTCTAGGGAAGGGATGAATCAATGGACGATAATCCAGGGAGTGGAAATGGGCAGACCAAGCAACATACAATTAAAGTTTCAGAAAAATAACCGGTCAATTACGGAAGTTTCTGTGGGTGGTGCATCAGTTCTAGTCTGCCAAGGCAAGATGATAATTCCCGATGGGGAAGCACTTTAG
- a CDS encoding aminopeptidase P N-terminal domain-containing protein, whose translation MSIDRREFQHRRQQVMEKIGHGTAIFRSAPMAVMHNDVEYTYRQDSDFFYLTGFNEPDAVAILAPHHPEHQFILFVQPKDPEKETWTGYLHGVEGAKEIFAADEAYSIEELEEKLPQYLEKAERIYYHLGRDKTFNTNVLNHWQKLIATFPRRGTGPTALEDTNFILHPLRLLKTAAELDNIRKATAISAQAHNRAREFTKVGHYEYQIQAEIEHTFRLEGGMGPAYPSIVASGANACILHYINNNRQVQENELLLIDAGCAYNYYNGDITRTFPVNGKFTPEQKIIYEIVLEAQLKAIEVVKTGHPYNLFHDTAVRTIVEGLVDLGLLVGPIDEIIKEEKYKPFYMHRTGHWLGLDVHDAGGYKVNEETWQTLQPGHVLTVEPGIYISPDIKPAEGQPEVPEKWRGIGIRIEDDVLVTATGNEVLTATVPKKVEDIES comes from the coding sequence ATGAGCATCGATCGCAGAGAGTTTCAGCACCGTCGTCAGCAAGTAATGGAAAAAATCGGCCATGGAACCGCAATTTTTCGCAGTGCGCCCATGGCGGTCATGCACAATGACGTAGAATACACCTATCGTCAGGATAGTGACTTTTTTTACCTGACAGGATTTAATGAACCCGATGCGGTGGCGATTTTAGCACCCCATCACCCCGAACATCAGTTTATCCTGTTCGTGCAGCCAAAGGACCCAGAAAAAGAAACCTGGACCGGCTATCTCCACGGTGTGGAAGGAGCAAAGGAGATTTTTGCTGCTGATGAGGCCTATTCTATCGAAGAATTGGAGGAAAAATTACCCCAATATCTCGAAAAAGCCGAAAGAATTTATTATCATCTCGGACGGGACAAAACTTTTAATACAAACGTTCTTAATCACTGGCAAAAATTAATCGCCACTTTTCCCCGTCGCGGCACCGGACCGACTGCTTTAGAGGATACTAATTTTATTCTCCATCCTTTGCGCTTACTGAAAACTGCGGCCGAATTGGACAATATTCGCAAAGCAACCGCTATTTCGGCCCAGGCACATAATCGGGCCAGAGAATTCACTAAAGTTGGTCACTATGAGTATCAAATTCAAGCAGAAATTGAGCATACTTTTCGCCTAGAAGGGGGTATGGGTCCTGCTTATCCTTCTATTGTTGCTAGTGGTGCTAATGCCTGTATTCTGCACTATATCAACAATAATCGCCAAGTACAAGAAAATGAGCTTTTGTTAATTGATGCCGGTTGTGCCTACAATTACTATAACGGTGATATTACCCGCACTTTTCCCGTTAATGGTAAATTTACCCCCGAACAAAAAATTATCTATGAAATTGTTCTAGAAGCTCAATTAAAGGCGATTGAGGTGGTAAAAACTGGTCATCCTTATAATCTTTTTCATGACACAGCTGTGAGAACAATTGTAGAGGGATTAGTGGATTTAGGGCTATTGGTCGGCCCCATTGATGAGATAATTAAAGAGGAAAAATATAAGCCTTTTTATATGCACAGAACCGGTCATTGGTTAGGATTAGATGTCCATGATGCGGGAGGTTATAAAGTTAACGAAGAAACTTGGCAAACTTTGCAGCCTGGTCATGTTTTAACCGTGGAACCGGGGATTTATATCTCCCCCGATATTAAACCTGCTGAAGGACAGCCGGAAGTGCCAGAAAAATGGCGAGGTATCGGTATCCGTATCGAAGATGATGTGTTAGTTACTGCCACAGGAAATGAGGTTTTAACTGCAACGGTTCCCAAAAAAGTTGAGGATATCGAATCTTGA
- a CDS encoding Uma2 family endonuclease yields MIATKEKLYTFAEYLNYQDSTDNKYELFNGELISMPPASGFHALILRYIFKVLEREIERLQLDWQVMPATVGIRTDKAKSRIPDLMILTAEQCQEIRNMTAAVIEFTPLLVVEIVSPNNADDDYRYKRSEYAVRGIPEYWIIDPIALKISVLTLISGFYELAEFNQEDRIISVTFPDLQLTPQMVFEY; encoded by the coding sequence ATGATTGCTACCAAAGAAAAATTATATACCTTTGCGGAATATTTAAATTATCAGGACTCCACAGATAATAAATACGAATTATTTAACGGAGAATTAATTTCTATGCCTCCCGCTAGTGGCTTTCATGCTTTGATACTTAGATATATATTTAAGGTGTTAGAAAGGGAAATAGAGAGGCTACAATTGGACTGGCAAGTTATGCCTGCTACGGTGGGAATTCGCACCGATAAAGCTAAATCGAGAATCCCAGACTTAATGATTTTAACTGCTGAACAATGTCAAGAGATTAGAAATATGACCGCAGCAGTGATTGAATTTACTCCCCTCTTAGTTGTAGAAATTGTTAGCCCCAATAATGCCGACGATGACTACCGTTATAAACGTTCAGAATACGCAGTGAGAGGCATTCCTGAATACTGGATTATCGATCCTATTGCTCTAAAAATATCAGTTTTAACCCTGATTTCGGGATTTTATGAACTGGCAGAATTTAATCAGGAAGATAGGATAATATCGGTGACATTTCCCGATTTACAATTAACTCCTCAAATGGTCTTTGAATACTAA
- a CDS encoding Uma2 family endonuclease, with product MIATRQKIYSFAEYLNYQDSTDNKYELFNGELISMPPASGFHALILAFLYDYLMAEIKRLNLTWKVMPATVGIRTDKAKSRIPDLMILTAEQCQEIRNMTTAVIEFPPLLVVEIVSHGNADDDYRYKRSEYAVRGIPEYWIIDPIALKISVLTLISGFYELAEFNQEDRIISVTFPDLQLTPQMVFAQ from the coding sequence ATGATTGCTACCCGACAAAAAATATATAGCTTTGCGGAATATTTAAATTATCAGGACTCCACAGATAATAAGTACGAATTATTTAACGGGGAATTAATTTCCATGCCTCCCGCTAGTGGCTTTCATGCCTTAATTCTTGCCTTTCTTTATGATTATTTAATGGCAGAAATTAAAAGATTAAATCTAACTTGGAAAGTCATGCCTGCTACCGTGGGAATTCGCACCGATAAAGCTAAATCGAGAATTCCAGACTTAATGATTTTAACTGCCGAACAATGTCAAGAGATTAGAAATATGACCACAGCAGTGATTGAATTTCCTCCCCTCTTAGTTGTAGAAATTGTTAGCCACGGTAATGCCGATGATGACTACCGTTATAAGCGTTCAGAATACGCAGTGAGAGGCATTCCTGAATACTGGATTATCGATCCTATTGCTCTAAAAATATCAGTTTTAACCCTGATTTCGGGATTTTATGAACTGGCAGAATTTAATCAGGAAGATAGGATAATATCGGTGACATTTCCCGATTTACAATTAACTCCTCAAATGGTCTTTGCACAGTAG
- the ligA gene encoding NAD-dependent DNA ligase LigA: MTIPLEIQQRCQQLKTELQRASYAYYVLDDPFIPDSVYDQLYRELEDIEKRYPQLITPDSPTQRVGDKISSQFVSVRHNIPLYSLENAFNLEELNKWGNRWQRYVNETQDTEYVCELKIDGSALALTYENGFLVRGVTRGDGVTGEDITPNVRTIRSIPLRLNIDNPPAIVEVRGEAFLPLDTFDKINQEREEKRESLFANPRNAAAGTLRQLDPKIVDKRRLQFFAYTLHLDDNNITNQWQSLDRLESMGFLVNPHRQLCPSLQQVAQYYQDWQEKRHQLAYMTDGVVVKINDLQRQNRLGFTQKFPRWAIALKYPAEEVPTVVKDIIINVGRTGAVTPMAVMEPVQVAGTTVQRATLHNSDRVAELDIRVGDTVIIRKAGEIIPEVVRILPELRPNHTSPFQMPTNCPECQSPLVRPVGEAVTRCVNSSCPAILRGSVVHWASRDALDIRGLGEKVVILLIEQGLVTAISDLYSLEKTEIAKLDRMGEKSALNLITAMAQSKNQSWSRVLYGLGIRYVGSVNAKILAESFRTVEELANASVTDLASIYGIGEEIAQSVYDWFRIEANRDLVAKLQAAGLQFAAAAKTTTTKATLAGKTFVITGTLPTLKREEAKELIEKAGGKVTGSVSKKTDYLVLGEAAGSKLEKALELGITQLTEAQLLELIKA, encoded by the coding sequence ATGACTATCCCCTTAGAAATCCAACAACGTTGCCAACAACTAAAAACAGAACTACAAAGAGCCAGTTATGCTTATTATGTTCTTGATGATCCTTTTATACCCGATAGCGTTTATGATCAACTTTATCGGGAATTAGAAGACATAGAAAAGCGTTATCCTCAATTAATCACCCCCGATAGTCCCACCCAAAGAGTCGGGGATAAAATCTCTAGTCAATTCGTTTCTGTCCGTCATAATATTCCCCTGTATAGTCTCGAAAATGCCTTTAACCTCGAAGAATTAAATAAATGGGGCAACCGTTGGCAAAGATATGTAAATGAAACCCAAGACACGGAATATGTGTGTGAATTAAAAATCGATGGTTCCGCGTTAGCTTTAACCTACGAAAACGGCTTTTTAGTCAGAGGTGTTACTAGAGGGGATGGAGTCACTGGCGAAGATATTACCCCCAATGTGCGGACAATTCGCTCTATTCCTTTACGCTTAAATATAGACAATCCCCCGGCAATCGTGGAAGTGCGCGGCGAAGCTTTTTTACCCCTCGATACCTTTGATAAAATCAATCAAGAAAGAGAAGAAAAAAGGGAATCTCTCTTTGCTAATCCCCGCAATGCGGCAGCGGGAACCCTACGACAATTAGATCCGAAAATAGTTGATAAAAGACGCTTACAATTTTTTGCCTATACCCTGCATTTAGACGATAACAATATCACTAATCAATGGCAATCCTTAGATAGATTAGAAAGCATGGGATTTCTGGTTAATCCCCACCGTCAACTCTGTCCATCCCTGCAACAAGTGGCGCAATACTATCAAGATTGGCAAGAAAAACGTCATCAATTAGCCTACATGACCGATGGTGTCGTAGTCAAAATCAACGATTTACAGCGACAAAATCGGTTAGGATTCACCCAAAAATTCCCCCGGTGGGCTATCGCTTTAAAATATCCTGCCGAAGAAGTCCCCACGGTAGTTAAAGATATTATCATCAATGTGGGACGCACCGGCGCAGTTACACCCATGGCGGTGATGGAACCGGTACAGGTAGCAGGAACCACCGTACAAAGGGCTACTTTACATAATAGCGATCGAGTGGCCGAATTGGATATCCGAGTCGGTGACACGGTAATTATCCGCAAAGCGGGGGAAATTATCCCAGAAGTGGTGAGAATCCTGCCAGAATTGCGTCCTAACCACACCTCACCCTTCCAGATGCCCACTAATTGCCCTGAATGTCAATCTCCCCTAGTTCGTCCGGTGGGGGAAGCGGTGACGCGCTGTGTTAATAGTTCCTGTCCGGCGATTTTGCGGGGAAGTGTAGTACATTGGGCCAGTCGCGATGCTCTCGATATCCGGGGATTAGGGGAAAAAGTGGTAATTTTGCTGATTGAACAGGGATTAGTTACCGCCATTTCTGACCTCTACAGCCTCGAAAAAACGGAAATTGCCAAATTAGACCGAATGGGCGAGAAATCAGCCTTAAATTTGATTACAGCTATGGCTCAGAGCAAAAATCAAAGCTGGTCGAGGGTACTTTATGGGCTAGGAATTCGCTATGTGGGCAGCGTTAACGCCAAAATTCTCGCCGAAAGTTTTCGGACTGTGGAGGAGTTAGCTAACGCCAGCGTGACTGATTTAGCCTCTATCTATGGTATCGGTGAAGAAATCGCTCAATCGGTCTATGATTGGTTTAGAATCGAGGCTAATCGGGATTTAGTCGCTAAATTACAGGCAGCGGGTTTACAATTTGCCGCAGCAGCAAAAACCACCACCACTAAAGCGACTTTAGCAGGGAAAACCTTTGTCATTACTGGCACTTTACCAACTCTCAAACGGGAGGAAGCGAAAGAATTAATCGAAAAAGCTGGGGGGAAAGTGACGGGTTCTGTCAGCAAAAAAACCGATTATTTAGTGCTAGGAGAAGCGGCGGGTTCTAAGCTAGAAAAAGCCCTAGAATTGGGCATTACTCAGCTAACCGAAGCACAATTACTCGAATTAATCAAGGCTTAA
- a CDS encoding IS1634-like element ISMae10 family transposase — MNQSTEIEVKNLDHLGLVAGIIDEIGIVEIINEQVSIERGEIVTAGQVVKAIILNGLGFVSRALYLFPQFFEDKATEHLLGEGIEPKHLNDDKIGRVMDKLYQLNVSVIFLRISLAAVKKFGVATENSHLDSTSLSVEGEYKKEYPTVEILKSGAVGEEIETRQQPIKITYGYSRDRRPDLKQFMIDLIVSGDGDVPLFLKVGDGNEADKAVFGQIAREFKKQVDFDSLIVGDSALYSKENLKLMKEMRWLSRVPLSIKEAQELVDSISEKELTDSEIPGYSWRETISNYGGIEQRWLLVESQARQESDLKKLEKKIEQEKKTAQEKIRQLSRREFENRAVALAIVKGLSDSLKYHQLTEIKVNLIPPESQQSKLKSKDDLPSQSYQVQAELELNLAAIERLKKRAGRFVLATNNLEKKRLSSEDILKKYKGQQAPERGFSFLKDPCFFAHSVFLKSPHRIEVMAMLMGLCLLVYTIGQRQLRLNLKQQETGLKNQLGKLTDRPTLRWIFQNFQGIHLLRIQDNQKISNLTDERRNILRFFPKPCQEYYLLS; from the coding sequence ATGAATCAATCAACAGAAATTGAAGTCAAAAATCTAGACCATCTGGGATTAGTAGCCGGAATTATCGATGAAATAGGAATCGTTGAAATTATCAACGAACAAGTCTCAATTGAGCGAGGAGAAATTGTCACAGCGGGGCAAGTCGTGAAAGCAATTATCCTGAATGGATTGGGATTTGTCTCCCGAGCCTTGTATTTATTTCCTCAATTTTTTGAAGATAAAGCAACCGAACATTTGCTGGGAGAGGGCATCGAACCAAAACACCTGAATGATGATAAAATTGGTCGAGTAATGGACAAACTTTATCAACTTAATGTTTCGGTCATTTTCCTACGGATTAGTTTAGCGGCCGTGAAAAAATTTGGTGTAGCAACCGAGAACTCCCATTTAGATTCGACTTCTCTATCAGTAGAAGGAGAATATAAAAAGGAATACCCAACAGTAGAAATCCTGAAATCAGGAGCAGTGGGAGAAGAAATTGAAACCAGACAACAGCCAATAAAAATTACCTACGGATACTCCCGCGACCGAAGACCTGACTTAAAACAATTTATGATTGACTTAATCGTAAGTGGGGATGGAGATGTACCTTTATTCCTGAAAGTAGGGGACGGAAATGAAGCGGACAAAGCGGTTTTTGGTCAAATCGCCCGAGAATTTAAAAAACAAGTTGACTTTGACAGTTTAATAGTCGGCGATAGCGCCCTCTATAGCAAAGAGAATTTAAAACTAATGAAAGAAATGCGTTGGTTGTCTCGAGTACCATTAAGCATTAAAGAGGCTCAAGAGTTAGTCGATAGCATCTCAGAAAAAGAGTTAACCGATTCAGAAATACCGGGTTATTCCTGGCGGGAAACCATCTCTAACTATGGGGGGATAGAACAAAGATGGTTGCTAGTTGAAAGTCAAGCTAGACAAGAATCAGACTTGAAAAAATTAGAGAAAAAAATCGAGCAGGAAAAGAAAACAGCCCAAGAAAAAATCCGGCAACTATCCCGAAGAGAATTTGAGAATAGAGCGGTGGCGTTGGCGATAGTCAAAGGATTATCTGACTCCTTAAAATATCATCAGTTAACGGAGATTAAAGTCAATCTCATTCCGCCTGAGTCTCAGCAGTCAAAACTCAAATCAAAAGACGATTTACCCTCTCAAAGCTATCAAGTTCAAGCCGAATTAGAGTTGAATTTGGCAGCGATTGAGAGGCTCAAGAAACGAGCAGGACGATTCGTTTTAGCAACTAACAATTTGGAGAAAAAACGATTAAGCAGTGAGGATATACTCAAAAAATATAAGGGGCAACAAGCTCCAGAAAGAGGATTTTCTTTTCTCAAAGACCCCTGCTTTTTTGCCCACAGTGTCTTTCTCAAATCTCCCCATAGAATCGAGGTCATGGCCATGCTCATGGGCTTGTGCCTGTTGGTTTATACTATTGGTCAAAGACAACTTCGTCTGAATTTAAAACAGCAGGAGACGGGACTGAAAAATCAGTTGGGTAAGTTAACTGACCGACCAACATTACGCTGGATATTTCAGAACTTTCAAGGGATTCATCTCCTACGTATTCAAGACAATCAAAAGATTAGCAACTTAACGGATGAGAGGCGCAACATTTTGAGATTTTTTCCCAAACCTTGCCAAGAATATTATCTCTTATCTTGA
- a CDS encoding DUF2996 domain-containing protein — MAEETTTPATPAAEAAKPAQPAAAKKPKEPTVEEKPFAEFIEQHFQPALAAALQKLGITDIKLSFKQDKIPVQGFSSSPCWQLTGNWLEGMRQFSIYFLEENINGKKAFSQAEGGAQPSTLESFMIDERKVSLDLLLFYTLQRLNGQKWLTRN; from the coding sequence ATGGCAGAAGAAACCACCACCCCCGCAACTCCGGCAGCAGAAGCAGCAAAACCGGCTCAACCTGCGGCTGCTAAAAAACCCAAGGAGCCTACCGTCGAGGAAAAACCCTTCGCTGAATTTATTGAGCAGCATTTTCAGCCCGCACTGGCGGCAGCTTTGCAAAAGCTCGGTATAACTGATATAAAGCTGTCCTTTAAACAGGATAAAATTCCCGTGCAGGGCTTTTCTAGCTCTCCCTGTTGGCAGTTAACTGGCAATTGGCTCGAGGGAATGCGTCAATTTAGCATTTATTTTTTGGAAGAAAACATCAATGGTAAAAAAGCTTTTTCTCAAGCTGAGGGCGGTGCTCAACCTAGTACACTTGAATCATTTATGATCGATGAAAGGAAAGTTAGTCTTGATTTACTGTTGTTTTACACCCTGCAACGGCTTAACGGTCAAAAGTGGTTGACTAGAAACTAA
- a CDS encoding DUF3110 domain-containing protein — MRVFVLLFNAGTENEGIHTIQMGAINKVLMFESEDDATRYALLLEAQDFPTPTVEKIDSEEVAEFCRGAGYQAEMIEAGMLVIPPESNASELDWQKEEVPPAEEEFSEIPDAELDSIRRRLEGLL, encoded by the coding sequence ATGCGTGTATTTGTACTACTTTTTAACGCAGGCACAGAAAACGAAGGTATCCACACCATTCAAATGGGAGCTATCAATAAGGTGTTGATGTTTGAATCGGAAGATGATGCCACCCGTTATGCTCTGCTGTTAGAGGCACAGGATTTTCCGACTCCCACGGTAGAGAAAATTGATTCGGAGGAAGTGGCAGAATTTTGTCGCGGCGCCGGCTATCAAGCGGAAATGATTGAAGCGGGTATGTTAGTAATTCCCCCCGAAAGCAATGCCTCAGAGTTGGATTGGCAAAAAGAGGAAGTCCCCCCCGCCGAGGAGGAGTTTTCCGAGATTCCCGATGCGGAGTTAGACAGCATCCGTCGTCGTCTAGAAGGACTTTTGTAA
- a CDS encoding YraN family protein produces the protein MTTVGELGENLVADWLQLQQWHILQRRWRSAGGEIDLIVLSKSQATLAFVEVKTRSAGNWDLGGKLAINDRKQGKIYQAAQIFLAFYPQWSDLSCRFDVALVSCQKSSLLALPEFSLDYPCQLQAGYQLQLQEYLVAVF, from the coding sequence ATGACAACCGTGGGGGAATTAGGCGAAAATTTGGTGGCGGATTGGTTGCAATTACAGCAATGGCATATCCTCCAGCGTCGTTGGCGTAGTGCTGGCGGTGAAATCGATTTAATCGTCTTGTCTAAATCTCAGGCGACTCTCGCTTTCGTCGAGGTTAAAACCCGCAGTGCTGGCAATTGGGATTTAGGGGGCAAATTAGCGATCAATGACCGTAAACAAGGGAAAATTTACCAAGCTGCCCAGATATTTCTCGCCTTTTATCCCCAATGGTCTGATTTAAGCTGTCGCTTCGATGTGGCGTTAGTTAGTTGTCAAAAAAGTTCTCTATTAGCTTTACCTGAGTTTTCCCTTGATTATCCCTGTCAGCTACAGGCAGGTTATCAATTGCAATTACAGGAATATCTCGTGGCGGTTTTCTAA
- a CDS encoding histidine phosphatase family protein, with protein sequence MSLKLYFLRHGETTASQAGSFCGRLDLQLTPAGDEMAKDFALVYRDVPWTAIYSSPLKRTMATATPLSDLLGIPIHKREGLKEIAYGQWEGKTAAEVNREFHDDYVRWLADPGWNSPTGGEKGIDIARRSSEVLEEIDHNHDDGHILIVSHKATIRIMLCSLLGIDIGRYRDRIAMPVASVTIVELAEHGPLFQVMGDRSYLRNDLRSRAGT encoded by the coding sequence ATGAGTCTAAAACTTTACTTTTTGCGTCATGGCGAAACCACAGCCAGTCAAGCGGGGAGTTTTTGCGGTCGATTAGACTTGCAACTAACCCCGGCCGGCGATGAAATGGCCAAGGATTTCGCTCTTGTCTATCGAGATGTGCCTTGGACAGCGATCTATTCTAGTCCCCTCAAGCGCACCATGGCCACGGCCACCCCTTTAAGCGATCTCTTAGGTATTCCCATCCACAAACGGGAAGGATTAAAAGAGATTGCCTACGGCCAATGGGAGGGAAAAACCGCAGCCGAGGTTAATCGGGAGTTTCATGATGATTATGTGCGCTGGTTAGCAGATCCGGGCTGGAATTCTCCCACAGGGGGCGAAAAAGGCATCGATATCGCTCGCCGCAGTTCGGAAGTATTAGAGGAAATCGACCATAATCACGATGATGGCCATATTTTGATCGTTTCCCATAAAGCAACGATCCGAATCATGTTATGTTCTCTTTTAGGCATTGATATCGGCCGTTATCGCGATCGAATTGCCATGCCCGTGGCCTCGGTGACGATCGTCGAATTAGCCGAACACGGTCCCCTCTTTCAAGTCATGGGCGATCGCTCTTACCTCCGCAATGACCTGCGCTCGCGAGCGGGAACCTAA